The region TGTACCACAGGGAGAAATAAAAGATAGTTTGGTACGCCCCGCTGTTCTTATATGCGAGAAAATTCACGGAGAATCCCCTGTTTACAATTTATCCGGTAACAAAGAATTTTTTATTGGGCAAAACCCTGAAAATGATTTATGTTTGACAGGAGATGATGTTTCGGATGTTCACGCAAAAATAAGGCCTGAAGAAGAAAATTACATGCTTTATGATTTAGCTTCAAAAAGCGGATTAACCTTAAATTGGACAAAAACATTAAAATGCAAATTGGAACATAAAGACCGAATAAAAATCGGCTCTCATACTTTGATTTTTGAGTTTGTAAAAGAAGAAGAAGTTTTTGACAGAATAGAGAGAATAAAAACAGATAATGTAAGACCGATTATAACCCTAAAATTTTTGCTTAATGTTGATAATAAACTTGAAGAATATAGTGGAACAGTGAAAGATATAAATCTTAATGGCGCAAGAATAGAAATGCAAGAGGAAGTATTGCACAAAGGCAATGTCATGGAAGCGAGTATTTTTTCTTCAGAACTTTCGCTTGTTGAAGTTATGGCTCAAGTTATTTGGGAAAGAGTTCAAGATAGAGGTGGAAAACTATTATATGATATTGGGCTTCAATTCATAGAGATGGATGAAAAAGCAACAAGCCGACTAAAAGATTATATTGATAAACCCCGTTAGAGATAGGTAGCCATTGCTTGCCTCTCGGCGAAACCGAGGGTATCTATGGCAACCGTAAAACAAACTTGATATTTGAACACTCTCTATTTTTGTTCCTGAAGTGTTGAGATAGATCATAACTTTTCTTTTTAATCTCTAACGGGGTAAACCCCGTTAGAGAATAGCTATTCAAATTTAGATTCAGGGTGTTTCTT is a window of bacterium DNA encoding:
- a CDS encoding PilZ domain-containing protein translates to MKNGNHILSNVPQGEIKDSLVRPAVLICEKIHGESPVYNLSGNKEFFIGQNPENDLCLTGDDVSDVHAKIRPEEENYMLYDLASKSGLTLNWTKTLKCKLEHKDRIKIGSHTLIFEFVKEEEVFDRIERIKTDNVRPIITLKFLLNVDNKLEEYSGTVKDINLNGARIEMQEEVLHKGNVMEASIFSSELSLVEVMAQVIWERVQDRGGKLLYDIGLQFIEMDEKATSRLKDYIDKPR